In Nitrospinota bacterium, a single window of DNA contains:
- a CDS encoding UbiX family flavin prenyltransferase: protein MEKGASLRRAPKRSPPLFSRRSSAALGPVVLAISGASGAIYGREIFDRLLAAGVEIQVIVTSTAEHILREELGLSKEYFLNKPGAALLDNGRFNVPAASGSFLTRGMVIVPCSMGCLGRIAGGISSDLVERVADVHLKERRKLIIVPRETPLSDIHLENMLRASRAGATIMPAMPAFTHRPRGVDDLAAFIAGRVFDHLGIPQNFTPRYSG from the coding sequence ATGGAAAAGGGCGCGTCATTACGACGCGCGCCGAAGAGATCGCCACCATTATTTTCCCGGCGGAGTAGCGCGGCTTTGGGTCCCGTGGTGCTGGCGATTTCCGGGGCTTCCGGCGCCATTTATGGCAGGGAGATATTCGACCGTCTGCTCGCCGCCGGCGTGGAAATTCAGGTGATCGTCACTTCCACCGCGGAGCATATCCTGCGCGAAGAACTGGGGTTGTCGAAAGAGTATTTCCTGAACAAACCGGGCGCGGCGCTGCTGGACAACGGACGTTTCAACGTGCCGGCGGCCAGCGGGTCGTTCCTCACCCGCGGAATGGTGATTGTTCCATGCAGCATGGGTTGTCTGGGGCGTATCGCCGGCGGCATTTCCAGCGATTTGGTGGAGCGGGTTGCCGATGTGCATCTGAAGGAGCGGCGGAAACTTATCATCGTCCCGCGCGAAACGCCGCTTTCCGACATCCATCTGGAGAATATGCTGCGCGCAAGCCGCGCGGGAGCAACCATCATGCCGGCCATGCCCGCCTTCACCCACCGCCCGCGGGGAGTGGATGATCTCGCCGCGTTTATCGCCGGGAGGGTGTTTGACCATTTGGGGATACCCCAAAATTTCACGCCGCGGTATTCGGGCTGA
- a CDS encoding fibronectin type III domain-containing protein: MKRLLVAAAIALLVPRHAPASVAPPAIMSAESGESSARIEWRAVSGCAGYNFYLKATDGRFSKINQTPVRDTFVRLTGLINGQPYSFAVTALDAAGNESPAALTRILAPSGYGYKTITVKGGAKAADYILFTIPYSTGGQSAQDIFRYLPRYDAARWRIFSLEKEGYKEFTAIASIEPGKAYWFIAADKTDLFLSGKTIDGAAPFHIRLNSGWNLVGSPFLYPVDWREVLAQNPEAAPYLGPAVWDFSAGGYEKVGTLLPFHGYMVFNAHDSGLDLVIPPTQAEPRIFEEQSPVAVPNGTGGGGWLVKLSATDGAYRDTDNYLGIIPETEMALDALNTAEPPSWPQHLSVYFVRHNETDIRRSSDIRHSAAKSWITVVQGGENRQVTLSWKLMAGNPKMTLIDIAKNRRIDMNRHSSYVFSRTNTATRKFIITENSR, encoded by the coding sequence ATGAAGCGGTTGCTTGTGGCGGCGGCCATCGCCCTGCTTGTGCCCCGGCACGCGCCCGCCAGCGTCGCTCCGCCCGCCATCATGAGCGCCGAAAGCGGCGAATCGTCCGCCCGGATCGAATGGCGGGCCGTTTCCGGCTGCGCGGGATACAATTTCTACCTCAAAGCCACCGACGGCCGCTTTTCCAAAATCAACCAAACGCCGGTGCGGGACACTTTCGTCCGCCTCACCGGCCTGATCAATGGTCAGCCATACAGTTTCGCCGTCACCGCGCTTGACGCCGCGGGAAACGAGTCTCCGGCGGCGCTCACCCGGATACTCGCCCCCAGCGGTTACGGCTACAAAACCATCACCGTCAAAGGGGGAGCGAAAGCGGCCGATTACATCCTGTTCACCATACCCTACTCCACCGGCGGCCAATCGGCGCAAGACATTTTCCGCTACCTCCCCCGTTACGACGCGGCCCGGTGGCGGATATTTTCCCTGGAAAAAGAGGGATACAAGGAATTCACCGCCATCGCAAGCATCGAACCGGGCAAGGCCTACTGGTTCATCGCCGCGGACAAAACCGATCTCTTCCTTTCCGGCAAAACGATTGATGGCGCCGCCCCGTTCCATATCCGCCTCAACAGCGGCTGGAACCTGGTCGGCTCCCCCTTTCTTTATCCCGTTGACTGGAGAGAGGTCTTGGCCCAAAATCCCGAAGCGGCTCCCTATCTCGGCCCCGCAGTCTGGGATTTTTCCGCCGGAGGCTATGAAAAGGTCGGCACACTGCTCCCATTCCACGGCTATATGGTCTTTAACGCCCATGACAGCGGCCTGGACTTGGTGATCCCCCCCACCCAGGCGGAACCGAGGATTTTTGAAGAACAAAGTCCCGTTGCAGTTCCCAATGGAACCGGCGGAGGCGGCTGGCTGGTAAAACTTTCCGCCACCGATGGCGCCTACCGCGACACCGACAACTACCTCGGCATCATACCCGAAACGGAAATGGCGCTGGATGCCCTCAATACCGCCGAACCCCCCTCCTGGCCACAACACCTCTCCGTCTACTTCGTGCGCCACAATGAGACCGACATCCGGCGCAGCTCAGACATCCGGCATAGCGCCGCCAAAAGCTGGATCACCGTGGTGCAGGGGGGCGAGAACCGGCAGGTAACCCTCTCGTGGAAATTAATGGCCGGCAACCCGAAAATGACCCTGATAGATATTGCCAAAAACCGGCGGATCGACATGAACCGGCATTCAAGCTATGTTTTTTCCCGCACCAACACAGCCACACGCAAATTTATCATCACCGAAAATAGCCGGTAA
- a CDS encoding sigma-54-dependent Fis family transcriptional regulator, protein MENILVVDDNQDNLDLISLMLERNGFGHVTALSGMEALVKMEKEPFRLVISDLMMPQMNGIQLLEKVKESWPETEVIIVTSVGIVKPAVEAMKKGAYSYIQRPFDDDDLVLEVKKVLDYVNMRKENTSLREELDQVRHGNLMIGNTPLIRAIQELIGSVANTNATVLIMGESGTGKELVANALHNASGRKRGPFVKVNCAALAESLLESELFGHEKGAFTGAIAQKKGRFEMADGGTLFLDEIGDISPAIQVKLLRVLQEREFDRVGGAKPVKTDVRIVSATNKNLAEEVKRGRFREDLFYRLNVISVNMPALRERKDDIAELARYFLEKYKADVNKNIAGITDKAMRALVNYDWPGNIRELQNVIERAVVLANRPMLDLADLPDNISKGPQRISIAAGEALPTLKEAKHLFEKQYLEKALLMHKGNISRTAEKIELARKNLQDKIKTYEIDIDRLLEGKAEEG, encoded by the coding sequence ATGGAAAACATATTAGTAGTGGACGATAACCAGGACAATCTGGACCTCATCAGCCTGATGCTGGAGCGCAACGGCTTCGGCCATGTCACCGCGCTCTCGGGCATGGAGGCGTTGGTGAAGATGGAAAAAGAGCCCTTCCGGCTGGTTATCAGCGATCTGATGATGCCGCAGATGAACGGCATCCAACTCCTGGAAAAGGTGAAAGAATCCTGGCCTGAAACCGAGGTGATCATCGTCACCAGCGTCGGCATCGTGAAGCCCGCGGTGGAGGCGATGAAGAAGGGGGCCTATAGCTATATCCAGAGGCCGTTTGACGATGATGACCTGGTGTTAGAGGTGAAAAAAGTCCTCGACTACGTGAATATGCGTAAAGAGAACACCAGTCTGCGCGAAGAGCTGGATCAGGTGCGCCATGGCAACCTGATGATCGGCAATACGCCGCTGATCCGGGCCATTCAGGAGCTTATCGGCAGCGTGGCCAACACCAACGCCACGGTGCTGATCATGGGGGAAAGCGGCACCGGCAAGGAACTGGTGGCCAACGCCCTCCACAACGCCAGCGGCCGGAAAAGAGGCCCGTTCGTCAAGGTTAACTGCGCCGCGCTGGCCGAATCGTTGCTGGAAAGCGAGTTGTTCGGCCACGAAAAGGGGGCCTTCACGGGGGCGATTGCCCAAAAGAAGGGGCGTTTTGAGATGGCGGACGGCGGCACCCTGTTTCTTGACGAAATAGGGGATATTTCTCCCGCCATCCAGGTGAAACTGCTGCGGGTCTTGCAGGAGCGCGAGTTTGACCGCGTGGGAGGTGCCAAGCCGGTGAAGACCGACGTGCGCATCGTCAGCGCCACGAATAAAAATCTGGCCGAAGAGGTTAAGCGGGGAAGATTCCGGGAAGACCTTTTCTACCGCCTCAACGTGATTTCCGTCAATATGCCCGCGTTGCGCGAGCGCAAGGACGACATCGCTGAGTTGGCCCGGTATTTCTTGGAAAAGTACAAGGCTGATGTGAACAAGAACATCGCGGGCATCACGGATAAGGCGATGCGGGCGCTTGTCAACTACGACTGGCCCGGCAACATCCGCGAACTGCAAAATGTGATCGAGCGGGCGGTGGTGCTGGCGAACAGGCCGATGCTGGACCTGGCCGACCTGCCCGACAACATCAGCAAAGGCCCGCAGCGCATTTCCATCGCCGCGGGCGAGGCGTTGCCGACGCTGAAAGAAGCCAAGCACCTCTTCGAGAAGCAGTATCTGGAGAAGGCGTTGCTGATGCACAAAGGGAACATATCGCGCACCGCCGAGAAGATAGAACTCGCCCGTAAAAACCTGCAAGACAAGATCAAGACCTACGAAATCGACATTGACCGGCTGCTTGAGGGAAAGGCGGAGGAGGGGTAG
- the tilS gene encoding tRNA lysidine(34) synthetase TilS, giving the protein MIQSAVLTAAKQLIKPGETVCAAVSGGPDSTALLLLLHELRTRLGISIAALHINHGLRGAESDEDARFCRELCARLGVPYYEQRIHLERYMDAAGGSVQSAARDLRYLIFRRTVERGRANVIATAHTADDVAETFLLNLLRGAGPRGLSGLPKTRGAHVVRPLTGVHKADLLAWLDGIGQPYRTDSSNFANKYARNRVRNQLIPYLERDYNPAVRAALLKTATIFHDAQEFLAATAKETAAAIGTRLPEGGLSFPCARFAPLPVALQREVIRRALGSARKHLMGVTFDHLEGLRHLAAGNMPHGEISLKGIRAYAAHGVFYCIRAPLAIPPFAYPLPPSGYIPIAETGAAVGVETTDRPPHSYDPACATVYIDAAMLPPGAEIRNRRAGDVFAPLGAPGTRKLKKFFIDAKIPRWERDGIPLLAAGNEVLWIAGVRLSERVKITPGTKRILKLQLRPGAATAPR; this is encoded by the coding sequence GTGATTCAATCAGCGGTGCTGACCGCCGCCAAACAGTTGATAAAACCCGGTGAAACCGTCTGCGCCGCCGTTTCCGGCGGGCCGGACTCGACCGCCCTGCTCCTGCTGCTGCACGAACTGCGAACCCGGCTCGGCATATCAATCGCCGCGCTGCATATCAACCACGGCCTCCGCGGCGCCGAATCGGATGAGGATGCCCGCTTCTGCCGCGAACTCTGCGCGCGGCTTGGCGTCCCCTATTACGAACAGCGGATTCATCTCGAACGTTATATGGATGCGGCGGGGGGATCGGTGCAATCCGCCGCGCGCGACCTGCGCTATCTCATCTTCCGCCGCACCGTGGAGCGGGGGCGCGCCAACGTGATCGCCACCGCCCACACCGCCGACGACGTGGCGGAGACGTTTCTGCTAAACCTGCTCCGGGGCGCGGGACCGCGCGGGCTTTCCGGCCTGCCGAAAACGCGCGGCGCCCATGTGGTACGCCCGCTCACCGGCGTACACAAAGCCGATCTTCTGGCGTGGCTCGACGGAATCGGCCAACCCTACCGGACTGACAGCTCGAACTTCGCCAACAAATACGCCCGCAACCGGGTGCGCAACCAGCTCATCCCCTATCTGGAACGGGACTATAACCCCGCCGTGCGCGCCGCGCTCCTCAAGACGGCAACCATCTTCCACGATGCACAGGAATTTCTGGCCGCCACCGCCAAGGAAACGGCGGCCGCCATCGGCACACGGCTGCCGGAGGGGGGGCTTTCGTTCCCGTGCGCCCGCTTTGCCCCGCTGCCAGTGGCCCTGCAACGCGAAGTGATACGCCGCGCGCTCGGCTCGGCGCGCAAGCACCTGATGGGGGTCACCTTCGACCATCTGGAGGGACTGCGCCATCTCGCCGCGGGGAATATGCCGCACGGTGAAATTTCCCTCAAGGGGATACGCGCATACGCCGCACACGGCGTTTTTTACTGCATCCGCGCGCCGCTGGCCATCCCCCCCTTCGCCTATCCCCTCCCCCCGTCCGGATATATTCCCATCGCCGAAACCGGCGCGGCGGTCGGCGTGGAGACAACGGATCGGCCGCCGCACTCGTACGACCCCGCCTGCGCCACCGTCTACATCGACGCGGCGATGCTCCCCCCGGGCGCGGAAATCCGCAACCGCCGCGCGGGCGACGTCTTCGCCCCGCTGGGCGCGCCGGGAACGCGGAAACTCAAAAAATTTTTTATCGACGCGAAAATCCCCCGCTGGGAACGGGATGGTATCCCGCTGCTGGCCGCGGGGAATGAAGTATTGTGGATCGCCGGAGTCCGGCTTTCGGAACGGGTGAAGATCACCCCGGGAACGAAGCGGATACTGAAACTCCAGTTGCGGCCGGGGGCCGCTACAGCGCCTCGATAA
- a CDS encoding cyclic nucleotide-binding domain-containing protein encodes MEAAELEKYILLLKSVDFFKPFTNEELAELLKYAEVKRYAIQEYIMKEETVEYTFYVLLKGKVNVIKDDPLKRRKVKIAQLGTGACMGEMAMLLDGRRNASIVAATESYVFKVHAKEVEYMALETQLKFIKRVAVNMALKLKDQSATLIEAL; translated from the coding sequence ATGGAAGCAGCGGAACTTGAAAAATATATTCTTCTGCTCAAGTCGGTGGACTTTTTCAAGCCGTTCACCAACGAAGAGCTTGCCGAACTCCTCAAGTACGCGGAAGTGAAGAGGTACGCCATCCAGGAATACATCATGAAGGAAGAGACGGTTGAATACACGTTCTACGTCCTGCTGAAGGGGAAGGTGAACGTGATCAAGGACGACCCGTTGAAGAGGCGCAAGGTGAAGATCGCGCAACTGGGAACGGGCGCCTGCATGGGTGAGATGGCGATGCTGTTGGACGGCCGCCGGAACGCGAGCATTGTGGCGGCGACGGAGAGCTATGTGTTCAAGGTGCATGCCAAAGAAGTGGAGTATATGGCGCTTGAAACGCAGCTCAAGTTTATCAAGCGCGTCGCGGTGAACATGGCGCTGAAACTCAAGGATCAGAGTGCCACGCTTATCGAGGCGCTGTAG
- a CDS encoding cytochrome c3 family protein, with the protein MQGWLGGFKRFEKRGGRLALLTAVFAAVSILPAYATETETESVCITCHTELEGELQAPAVEWPNSAHAKAGVMCQDCHGGDPGDMELAMKTKGYQPRPKRDEIAKMCAKCHADPLRMRQHNLRTDQFDLYSGSVHGKKMAEHDIESATCVDCHGKHEIRKIDDPLASVNRANVVQTCGKCHSDRKIMEKRKIPLNQYELYKGSVHGQAYFERHDLGVPTCVNCHGNHGIQKPQQMTTRFVCAECHVEQADAYKKSRHWAAAQETGKPLCIHCHGNHGIARPSSEKFNTPGDTNCLSCHAKNSIQMEGAAALFTATTTAKEALSRAQASFKSMREWSGSGFETSQLKANLAKAEKTYAGMRTAAHSLNVAAVKADGDAVKQISASITTEVDRMMRELRIRKIGLAVTWLVAILFSAAIWQRARYCKRD; encoded by the coding sequence ATGCAAGGGTGGTTGGGGGGTTTTAAACGGTTCGAGAAACGCGGGGGGAGGCTTGCCCTTTTGACGGCGGTGTTTGCCGCCGTTTCCATTCTTCCGGCGTATGCCACCGAGACCGAAACCGAAAGCGTCTGCATCACCTGTCACACGGAACTCGAGGGGGAATTGCAGGCCCCCGCCGTCGAATGGCCGAATAGCGCCCACGCCAAAGCGGGGGTGATGTGCCAGGACTGCCACGGCGGCGATCCGGGCGACATGGAATTGGCGATGAAGACCAAGGGGTATCAGCCGCGCCCCAAGCGGGACGAGATCGCCAAAATGTGCGCGAAATGCCACGCCGATCCGCTCAGGATGCGGCAGCACAACCTCCGCACCGACCAGTTCGATCTTTACTCCGGCTCGGTGCATGGCAAAAAAATGGCCGAGCACGATATTGAATCGGCCACCTGCGTCGACTGTCACGGCAAACATGAAATACGCAAAATTGACGATCCCCTCGCCTCGGTTAACCGCGCCAACGTGGTGCAGACGTGCGGCAAGTGCCACAGCGACCGGAAGATCATGGAAAAGCGTAAAATCCCCCTTAATCAGTACGAGCTTTATAAAGGGAGCGTTCACGGCCAGGCGTATTTTGAGCGGCACGATTTGGGGGTGCCCACCTGCGTGAATTGCCATGGCAACCACGGCATCCAAAAGCCTCAGCAAATGACCACCCGTTTTGTTTGCGCCGAATGCCATGTCGAGCAGGCCGACGCCTACAAAAAGAGCCGCCACTGGGCGGCCGCGCAGGAAACCGGCAAGCCGCTTTGCATTCACTGCCATGGCAACCACGGCATTGCCCGCCCCTCCAGCGAAAAATTCAACACTCCCGGGGATACCAACTGCCTTTCCTGCCACGCAAAAAATTCGATCCAGATGGAGGGAGCGGCGGCGCTGTTCACCGCGACAACAACCGCCAAGGAGGCGCTGAGCCGGGCGCAGGCATCCTTCAAAAGCATGCGGGAGTGGAGCGGCTCCGGATTCGAGACCAGCCAGCTAAAAGCGAATCTCGCCAAGGCTGAAAAAACGTATGCCGGGATGCGGACCGCCGCCCACTCGCTCAATGTGGCGGCGGTGAAGGCCGATGGCGACGCCGTGAAACAGATCAGCGCATCCATTACCACCGAGGTGGACCGGATGATGAGGGAATTGCGGATTCGCAAGATCGGCCTTGCCGTCACATGGCTTGTCGCCATCCTCTTTTCCGCGGCGATCTGGCAACGCGCGCGCTACTGCAAGAGGGATTAA
- a CDS encoding MBL fold metallo-hydrolase translates to MAVRSLQLLFLGSGTSTGVPMIGCGCATCRSSDPRDSRTRSSVLFRWHDGAAVRQVLIDTSTDLRFQALREKLNRIDAVLFTHAHADHVHGLDELRSFNFIQKSNIPCYGSAETLGKIKTRFDYIFDPHGYEGGGLPKLSLHPVDGDFELFGMKITVLPVRHGPARVFGYRIGSIAYITDCNEIPEETMRKVRGARLFVVGATQRKAHPTHFSLGQAIEAVRASGAQKGFITHMNHDLKHSEITAKLPPGVALAHDGLLLEEEL, encoded by the coding sequence ATGGCGGTCCGTTCGCTGCAACTTCTTTTCCTGGGATCCGGCACTTCGACTGGCGTTCCGATGATCGGCTGCGGGTGCGCCACCTGCCGCTCCTCCGACCCGCGCGACAGCCGCACCCGCTCATCGGTGCTTTTCCGGTGGCATGATGGCGCGGCGGTGCGGCAAGTGCTTATCGACACGTCCACCGACCTCCGGTTCCAGGCGTTACGAGAAAAACTTAACCGCATCGACGCGGTGCTCTTCACCCACGCGCACGCCGACCATGTTCACGGGCTGGACGAGCTGCGCAGTTTCAACTTTATCCAGAAATCCAACATCCCCTGTTATGGCAGCGCGGAAACGCTGGGGAAAATAAAGACCCGCTTCGATTACATTTTCGATCCGCATGGCTACGAGGGGGGCGGCCTGCCGAAGCTGAGCCTCCATCCCGTTGATGGCGATTTCGAGCTGTTCGGGATGAAGATAACGGTGTTGCCGGTGCGGCACGGCCCCGCGCGCGTTTTCGGGTACCGTATCGGTTCCATCGCCTATATTACCGATTGCAACGAAATACCGGAAGAAACGATGCGCAAGGTGCGCGGCGCGCGCCTTTTTGTGGTGGGGGCGACGCAGCGCAAGGCGCATCCGACGCATTTCAGTCTCGGCCAGGCAATTGAAGCCGTCCGGGCATCCGGCGCGCAAAAGGGATTCATCACGCATATGAATCACGATCTCAAACACAGCGAGATAACCGCCAAACTTCCGCCGGGCGTTGCGTTGGCCCACGACGGGTTGCTGCTGGAAGAGGAATTGTAG
- a CDS encoding response regulator: MSSQLNNALVLLVDDTESNLELLEMIYGMEGAKTLRAASGLEALRLVEKHKEDIDLIVTDIRMPEMDGITLTRKVREIVNQRVPVILLTADRKTDEQLIAGLAAGANDYLNKPVNELELKARSSSMLRLKHAFDENIALQKSLEIKVVERTVEIEQTRDLAMFGFAKLAEHRDPETGGHLERIREYTRALAVQLRKNGSYRDMVDNAFIMTIQRASPLHDIGKVGIPDAILLKPGRLTAEEFEVMKQHSVIGGWTLEESEKRLTVNSSFLHMAKEIAYCHHEKWDGNGYPANLKGEEIPLAARIMALADVYDALISKRIYKPPIPHAETHRIIMQGIGTHFDPAVVEAYQAIEQDFINILSRFKD, translated from the coding sequence ATGAGCAGCCAACTTAATAATGCCCTGGTTTTGCTGGTGGATGACACCGAGTCCAATCTTGAACTGCTGGAGATGATTTACGGCATGGAAGGGGCGAAAACCCTGCGGGCCGCCAGCGGCCTGGAAGCGCTCCGGCTCGTCGAGAAACACAAAGAGGACATCGATCTCATCGTCACCGACATACGGATGCCGGAAATGGACGGCATCACCCTCACCCGCAAAGTGCGCGAAATAGTGAATCAGCGGGTGCCGGTCATTTTGCTCACCGCCGACCGGAAAACCGACGAACAGCTCATCGCCGGGCTTGCCGCCGGAGCCAACGATTACCTGAACAAACCGGTGAACGAGCTGGAACTGAAGGCCCGCTCAAGCTCGATGCTCCGGCTCAAACATGCCTTCGACGAAAATATCGCCCTTCAGAAATCTCTGGAGATCAAGGTGGTGGAACGAACCGTCGAAATCGAACAAACCCGCGACCTGGCGATGTTCGGATTCGCCAAGCTGGCCGAACACCGTGACCCCGAGACCGGCGGACACTTGGAGCGGATACGTGAATACACGCGGGCCCTCGCGGTGCAATTGCGGAAGAACGGCTCATACCGGGACATGGTGGATAACGCGTTCATCATGACAATTCAGCGGGCCTCGCCGCTGCACGATATCGGCAAGGTGGGAATCCCCGATGCCATTTTGCTCAAGCCGGGACGGCTCACCGCCGAGGAGTTTGAGGTTATGAAACAGCACTCCGTCATCGGCGGCTGGACGCTTGAAGAATCGGAGAAACGCCTTACGGTCAACAGCTCGTTTCTCCATATGGCGAAGGAAATCGCCTATTGCCACCACGAAAAATGGGATGGGAACGGCTACCCCGCCAATCTCAAAGGGGAAGAGATACCTCTCGCGGCGCGTATCATGGCGTTGGCCGACGTGTACGACGCCCTCATCTCCAAACGCATCTACAAACCCCCCATACCGCACGCGGAGACACACCGGATCATCATGCAAGGGATCGGTACGCACTTCGACCCCGCCGTGGTGGAAGCCTACCAGGCCATCGAACAGGATTTTATCAACATACTGAGCCGTTTTAAGGACTGA
- a CDS encoding glycosyltransferase family 4 protein: protein MKSLHINFSRSWGGLEKNSYDLAVNLHRAGHEMLFVCRKGFPIERELAANGIPHIAFQKIIAYADLRVMIELRRIIRSHGFKVVQVTHTEDLGLVIPVATLLRDIKVFLWLQMFVPGPKKDLYHRFEYRHISKIFVCSPVLGEAALKNLPITEDQLSIVAYGLDTGIYRPARDEAFRQNNLGFSANDRVLGILGRLDALKGQMEAVRAMPAVLAKHPEARLLLVGDETVHAGDSGEKKRLEDEITRLDIAGKVKFLGDQRGAEQARVLNCFDVFLSPSHFETCSTSMMMAELCAIPIIGTNAGGTPAQLGYGKYGTLVEPKDHASLAEGIIRVLNDMEGAKNKARENLPGALERYAKDAVMKKVLALYAETPVRP from the coding sequence ATGAAATCGCTCCACATTAATTTCTCCCGCTCGTGGGGGGGGCTGGAAAAGAACTCTTACGACCTCGCCGTCAACCTGCACCGCGCCGGGCACGAGATGCTGTTCGTCTGCCGCAAGGGATTCCCGATTGAGCGCGAACTCGCGGCTAACGGCATTCCGCATATTGCGTTCCAAAAGATCATCGCGTACGCCGACCTCCGGGTGATGATTGAACTCCGGCGGATCATCCGGTCTCACGGCTTCAAGGTTGTTCAGGTAACACACACCGAGGACCTGGGGCTGGTCATCCCCGTCGCCACATTGTTGCGGGACATAAAAGTATTCCTCTGGCTCCAGATGTTCGTCCCCGGCCCGAAGAAAGACCTCTATCATCGGTTTGAATACCGCCACATCAGCAAAATATTCGTCTGCTCGCCGGTGCTGGGCGAGGCGGCCCTCAAAAACCTGCCGATAACGGAGGATCAATTAAGCATAGTGGCCTACGGCCTCGATACCGGCATCTACCGCCCGGCCCGTGACGAGGCGTTCCGCCAAAACAACCTCGGCTTCAGCGCGAACGACCGCGTGCTCGGCATTTTAGGGCGGCTTGACGCGCTCAAAGGACAGATGGAGGCGGTGCGGGCGATGCCCGCCGTTTTGGCAAAGCATCCGGAGGCGCGCTTGCTGCTGGTGGGGGATGAAACCGTCCACGCCGGCGATAGCGGCGAAAAAAAGCGGCTGGAAGATGAGATCACGCGGCTTGACATTGCCGGCAAGGTGAAGTTTTTGGGCGACCAGCGCGGAGCGGAGCAGGCACGCGTGCTCAACTGCTTCGATGTGTTCCTCTCCCCTTCCCACTTTGAGACCTGTTCCACCAGCATGATGATGGCCGAACTCTGCGCCATTCCGATCATCGGCACCAACGCCGGCGGCACCCCCGCACAGCTCGGCTATGGCAAATACGGCACGCTGGTTGAACCGAAAGACCACGCCTCGCTGGCGGAAGGAATCATCCGTGTGCTGAACGACATGGAAGGGGCGAAAAACAAAGCGCGGGAAAACCTCCCCGGCGCGCTGGAACGGTACGCCAAAGACGCGGTCATGAAAAAGGTGCTGGCGCTCTACGCCGAAACCCCCGTCCGCCCGTAG
- a CDS encoding phosphoribosylanthranilate isomerase yields the protein MTRKTAVKLCGQTRAADIEYSFKRGADFCGVVVEVASSPRTQTIENAKPLFAVNAKNTFALTADAPMELYGEIARTLTPGFFQLTANENAATVAEVRKRFGIPVFKSIHLPMTAEPDKTADVFLALINGYLSAGADGFVLDTKVPKMFGGSVKKSDWNLAEAIIRENPGVKILLAGGIGPHNAAEAAALAPWGIDLASGVEIKPGVKSREKIDALFLALEDKQ from the coding sequence TTGACCAGAAAAACCGCCGTCAAACTCTGCGGCCAAACACGGGCCGCCGACATCGAATACTCTTTCAAACGCGGAGCCGATTTCTGCGGCGTGGTGGTGGAGGTCGCCTCTTCGCCCCGCACACAGACAATTGAAAACGCCAAGCCGCTTTTCGCCGTGAACGCTAAAAATACTTTTGCCCTGACCGCCGACGCGCCAATGGAACTTTACGGTGAAATCGCGCGGACGCTGACGCCCGGATTTTTCCAGCTTACCGCGAACGAGAACGCCGCCACCGTGGCTGAGGTGCGCAAGCGGTTTGGGATACCGGTCTTCAAATCGATCCACCTGCCGATGACGGCGGAGCCGGATAAAACAGCCGATGTATTCCTCGCGCTCATTAATGGATACCTGTCCGCCGGAGCCGACGGTTTTGTGCTCGACACGAAAGTGCCGAAGATGTTCGGCGGCAGCGTAAAAAAAAGCGACTGGAACCTCGCGGAAGCGATAATCAGGGAAAATCCCGGCGTAAAAATACTATTGGCCGGAGGCATCGGCCCGCATAATGCCGCCGAGGCGGCGGCGCTCGCTCCCTGGGGAATCGATCTCGCCAGTGGCGTGGAAATTAAACCGGGGGTAAAATCGAGGGAAAAGATCGATGCGCTCTTTTTGGCCCTGGAGGATAAACAATGA
- the flgM gene encoding flagellar biosynthesis anti-sigma factor FlgM has product MKVTGSDNSNLKKDRLGNTGKSAEKGKAAYASNAAQAKEVASTPQGAQGASEKILVSDLGKEVAKIHDQIKKSPNLRAEKVAELKQKVDNGTYYVSSDKIANKIIEDIVKNG; this is encoded by the coding sequence ATGAAAGTAACAGGTTCTGACAATAGCAACTTAAAGAAAGACCGGCTGGGTAACACCGGCAAATCCGCCGAAAAAGGCAAGGCCGCTTACGCCAGCAACGCCGCGCAGGCCAAAGAGGTGGCTTCCACGCCGCAGGGAGCGCAGGGGGCAAGCGAAAAGATACTGGTTTCGGATTTGGGCAAGGAAGTTGCCAAAATTCACGATCAGATCAAGAAAAGCCCCAACCTTCGCGCCGAGAAGGTCGCCGAGCTGAAACAGAAGGTCGATAACGGCACCTACTATGTGAGCAGCGACAAGATCGCCAACAAGATAATCGAAGACATCGTAAAGAACGGTTGA